Proteins encoded in a region of the Clostridiisalibacter paucivorans DSM 22131 genome:
- a CDS encoding sensor histidine kinase translates to MKRYIKQGIKNKRLGIKFLIFLIVLIFIPLVLNIFFVYKRVISTIESEEMRNIDHLVVKSTQSMNLTIDNIERNIYKLTKDMSIIGSLKRYNSLDKIYQDKVRIHVENKLQDIISNDYYIDNVSIITDSGNTFSAGKNSKDVFLEDVYIDRLNKIDKGDINWDLITKKNNGFKDCILVSKSLNISEHNSIGYIFIFIDSQKFTKLYEDIVYSDFRDINLYDKDFNVLFDDTNISIPKEKLKNNLIKYGGNQSEIITINGLNYSINVQNIPRIDAFIVGVASLEGLSSPVKNSLIGTFWIMFIITVIISIGIITQSVLLSKTMTQKKMGEYRLKLSEDTNQKLRIYKHDFMNHLQIIRSLLDMDCKDRIEEYIENLVDEGRGIKNNYQIGIPEIESTIYSAIASAEKYDIETRIDAIELPEELHINIYDLVKILTNLIKNAIYALANANDQEKILYIKIYWELDEYIFEIVNSVPTISQEIRRKIFNKGFTTKGKHGDGLGLYIVKKLVKKNGGRMELKIDEIGNHFIIRFPGY, encoded by the coding sequence TTGAAAAGATATATTAAACAAGGTATAAAAAATAAAAGATTAGGGATAAAATTTTTAATATTTCTTATAGTATTGATATTTATACCCTTAGTATTGAATATATTTTTTGTATATAAAAGGGTGATAAGTACTATAGAAAGTGAAGAGATGCGAAATATAGATCACTTAGTTGTAAAATCTACACAGAGTATGAACTTAACTATAGATAATATAGAGAGAAATATCTATAAACTTACAAAGGATATGTCCATAATTGGTTCTTTAAAAAGATATAATAGTTTAGATAAGATATATCAAGACAAAGTTAGGATACATGTAGAAAATAAACTTCAAGATATCATATCTAATGATTATTATATTGATAATGTAAGTATTATAACTGACTCAGGGAACACATTTTCTGCTGGTAAAAATTCAAAGGACGTTTTTTTAGAAGATGTTTATATTGACAGATTGAATAAAATAGATAAAGGAGATATAAATTGGGATTTAATAACTAAAAAAAATAATGGTTTTAAAGATTGCATATTAGTTAGTAAGTCATTAAATATTAGTGAACATAATTCTATTGGTTATATATTTATATTTATTGATTCTCAAAAATTCACGAAATTATATGAAGATATAGTATATAGTGATTTTAGAGATATAAATTTATATGATAAAGATTTTAATGTTTTATTTGATGATACCAATATTTCTATACCTAAGGAGAAATTAAAGAATAATTTGATTAAATATGGTGGGAATCAATCGGAGATAATCACAATCAATGGATTAAATTACAGTATAAATGTACAAAACATACCAAGGATAGATGCTTTTATAGTAGGGGTAGCTTCGTTAGAAGGATTAAGTTCACCAGTTAAAAATTCTTTAATAGGTACTTTTTGGATAATGTTTATTATAACGGTTATCATATCCATAGGTATTATAACTCAATCAGTCTTGCTATCTAAAACTATGACTCAGAAGAAAATGGGCGAATATAGGCTGAAGTTAAGTGAAGATACTAATCAAAAATTGAGAATTTACAAGCATGATTTTATGAATCATTTACAAATTATAAGGTCTTTATTGGACATGGATTGCAAAGATAGGATAGAAGAATATATAGAAAATTTAGTAGATGAAGGAAGGGGAATTAAAAATAATTATCAAATAGGTATACCAGAGATAGAATCTACAATATATAGTGCCATAGCATCAGCTGAAAAATATGATATAGAAACAAGAATTGATGCTATAGAGTTGCCAGAGGAGTTACATATAAATATATATGATTTAGTAAAAATTCTTACAAATTTAATAAAAAATGCTATATATGCATTGGCAAATGCCAATGATCAAGAGAAAATACTATATATAAAAATATATTGGGAGTTAGATGAATATATTTTCGAAATAGTAAATAGTGTTCCAACCATTTCTCAAGAGATACGGAGGAAAATATTTAATAAAGGTTTCACAACAAAGGGAAAACATGGTGATGGATTGGGACTTTATATAGTCAAGAAATTAGTAAAGAAAAATGGTGGGAGAATGGAACTAAAGATAGATGAAATAGGAAATCACTTCATTATAAGATTCCCAGGGTATTAA
- a CDS encoding HD-GYP domain-containing protein, with translation MRLIPVNSIRPGCILGKTIHNSEGQVLLYKGVKLTKELLKRIEDNEIYSLYIKDKYSEGEIEDNIKPELRQKAIKTIRDNFSSIENYVKQESILSTKKVIDLKHKYLSSFKIMAEEIVEEILSNRKTLVNLVDIKTMDGYTYEHSVNVAVLSIILGVELGLNKPRLVDLANGALLHDLGKVFISKDILLKKGKLDSTEYDEMKNHPIMGYKYLKTQNDISSISRVIVLQHHERIDGLGYPKSLTGNEINYYAKIVSISDVYDALTSDRPYRRGLPPNEAIEYLMGTGGSIFDAEMVELFVKNIVPYPVGTLVDLSNGDVGLVEKLNTNFPLRPILRIIDLENDEKTETVLDMMSTKNIVIIGTNYESFSIDE, from the coding sequence ATGAGATTAATTCCAGTGAATTCTATTAGGCCAGGATGTATACTGGGAAAGACTATACATAATTCAGAAGGACAGGTATTGCTATATAAAGGAGTAAAATTAACTAAAGAGCTTTTAAAAAGAATTGAAGACAATGAAATTTATTCTCTTTACATAAAAGATAAGTATAGTGAAGGAGAAATAGAAGATAATATAAAGCCAGAGTTAAGACAAAAGGCTATAAAGACCATAAGAGATAATTTTAGTTCCATAGAAAATTATGTAAAGCAAGAGAGCATACTTTCAACAAAAAAAGTTATAGATTTGAAACATAAATATTTGAGTAGTTTTAAAATTATGGCAGAAGAGATTGTAGAAGAGATATTGTCCAATAGAAAGACTTTAGTGAATTTAGTAGATATCAAAACTATGGATGGATATACCTATGAACATAGTGTAAATGTGGCTGTACTGTCTATTATATTAGGGGTTGAGTTAGGGCTAAATAAGCCTCGACTTGTGGATTTAGCTAATGGTGCGTTATTACATGATTTAGGAAAAGTATTTATATCTAAAGACATATTACTAAAGAAAGGTAAACTTGATTCAACAGAATATGATGAGATGAAAAATCACCCTATAATGGGGTATAAATACCTAAAAACACAAAATGATATTAGTTCAATATCCAGAGTTATAGTATTACAGCATCATGAAAGAATAGATGGATTAGGGTATCCTAAATCTCTTACTGGAAACGAAATAAATTATTATGCTAAGATAGTATCTATATCAGATGTATATGATGCACTAACATCGGATCGACCTTATAGAAGGGGACTTCCTCCAAATGAAGCTATAGAGTACTTGATGGGAACTGGGGGAAGTATTTTTGATGCTGAAATGGTGGAGTTATTTGTTAAAAATATAGTGCCTTATCCTGTAGGTACTTTGGTAGATTTAAGTAACGGTGATGTGGGATTAGTTGAAAAACTAAATACTAATTTTCCTTTAAGACCTATTTTAAGAATTATAGATTTAGAAAATGATGAAAAAACTGAAACTGTTTTGGATATGATGTCAACTAAAAATATTGTAATTATTGGAACTAATTATGAATCTTTTTCTATTGATGAATAG
- a CDS encoding AAA family ATPase, translating to MDLFQLNAENELKKSAPLADRMRPRTLDEFVGQKHIIGKGKLLYRAILADKLRSVIFYGPPGTGKTTLAKIIANTTKMYFEQLNAVTSGVKDIRNVVKIAKDNLGMYSKKTILFIDEIHRFNKSQQDALLPYVENGTVILIGATTENPYFEVNKALISRSMIFKLETLSKEDIEVVIKRALKNDDKGLGIFNIKMDEEALEHLVNMSNGDARIALNALELGALTTDSDVDGIVHITIDIIQDCIQKRVLKYEKNGDEHYDTVSAFIKSMRGSDPDATLYWLAKMVYAGEDPKFIARRIIICASEDVGNADPNALNIAVNAFNAINIIGMPEGRIPLAQAAVYIACAPKSNASYNGINKAIKDIEDNVTGKVPNHLKDSSYKGSKDMGHGLGYRYPHEYKENYINQQYLPDNMKYKVYYEPTDNGHEKIIKDRLNSLKNL from the coding sequence GTGGATTTATTCCAGCTTAATGCAGAGAATGAACTTAAAAAATCTGCTCCATTGGCAGATAGGATGAGACCTAGGACATTAGACGAATTTGTTGGTCAGAAGCATATAATTGGAAAAGGCAAATTACTTTACAGAGCTATACTGGCAGATAAACTTAGGTCTGTTATATTTTATGGTCCTCCAGGAACTGGGAAAACTACATTGGCAAAGATTATAGCTAATACTACTAAGATGTACTTTGAGCAACTAAATGCTGTAACATCAGGGGTTAAAGATATAAGAAATGTAGTAAAGATAGCAAAAGATAATTTAGGTATGTATAGTAAAAAGACTATACTTTTTATAGATGAGATACACAGATTTAATAAATCTCAGCAAGACGCGTTATTACCCTATGTGGAAAATGGAACTGTAATATTAATAGGTGCTACCACAGAAAATCCTTATTTTGAAGTTAATAAGGCATTGATTTCTAGGTCTATGATATTTAAATTGGAAACTTTATCAAAAGAAGATATAGAGGTAGTAATTAAAAGAGCATTGAAAAATGATGATAAGGGGTTAGGTATATTTAATATAAAAATGGATGAAGAAGCATTGGAGCATTTAGTAAATATGTCCAATGGAGATGCAAGGATTGCATTAAATGCATTGGAATTAGGCGCCCTTACTACTGATTCAGATGTAGATGGTATAGTTCATATAACTATTGATATAATACAGGACTGTATACAAAAGAGGGTATTGAAATATGAAAAAAATGGAGATGAACACTATGATACCGTATCTGCTTTTATAAAAAGCATGAGGGGTTCAGATCCCGATGCTACATTATATTGGCTGGCTAAAATGGTATATGCAGGAGAAGACCCTAAATTTATAGCTAGAAGAATTATTATTTGTGCTTCTGAGGATGTGGGAAATGCCGATCCAAATGCATTAAATATAGCAGTTAATGCCTTTAATGCCATAAATATAATAGGTATGCCAGAGGGAAGGATTCCTTTGGCTCAAGCTGCAGTTTATATAGCATGTGCTCCTAAGAGTAATGCCAGTTATAATGGAATAAATAAGGCTATCAAAGATATAGAAGACAATGTAACAGGGAAAGTCCCCAATCACCTTAAAGATAGTAGCTACAAAGGATCAAAAGATATGGGACATGGTTTAGGCTATAGATATCCCCATGAATATAAAGAAAATTATATAAATCAACAATATTTACCAGACAATATGAAGTATAAGGTTTATTATGAACCTACTGATAATGGTCATGAAAAGATAATTAAAGATAGATTGAATAGTCTAAAAAACCTCTAG